The Aureimonas mangrovi genome includes a region encoding these proteins:
- a CDS encoding amino acid transporter, protein MDEIEERSPKTEAEREQTKLRATYLNGIAIGIFLVGGLSVPSSILLSPAAGGSIAIPLAIALFCFIVSPALHWTARISLKELDR, encoded by the coding sequence ATGGACGAGATCGAAGAGCGCTCGCCCAAGACGGAGGCCGAGCGTGAACAGACAAAGCTTCGTGCCACGTATCTGAATGGAATCGCCATCGGCATCTTCCTCGTCGGTGGACTTTCCGTTCCCTCGTCGATCCTTCTCAGTCCCGCTGCGGGCGGGTCGATCGCGATCCCTTTAGCCATTGCGCTGTTTTGCTTTATCGTCAGTCCGGCCCTACATTGGACAGCGAGAATATCGCTCAAGGAACTCGACCGATGA
- the murG gene encoding undecaprenyldiphospho-muramoylpentapeptide beta-N-acetylglucosaminyltransferase — MTLFLLCAGGTGGHLFPAEALAHELGARGHTVHLVTDERAARYAGEFPAEETHVVPSATFGSKHPLKLMRSGLTLFSGYRKAMGLMRSLRPGAVIGFGGYPTLPPMVAAVRSGLPCIVHEQNAVMGRANKAVAGRVTAIAGGFLRRSGPFASKIVEVGNPLRPAVQALAAAPYEAPADDGSIRLLVFGGSQGARFFSDMMPEAVAALPANLRARLLVTQQVRAEDQARVEERYREMGVTANVAPFFSDLPARMAGAHLVVSRSGASTVLELSVIGRPAILVPLPHALDDDQGHNAQLLVDARAALMRRQPGITPESLAADIASLFEDRETLPAMAAGAIGVARLNATTALADLAEAVAAGRAAEIINEGTHS; from the coding sequence ATGACCCTCTTCCTTCTTTGCGCCGGCGGCACCGGCGGGCACCTCTTTCCCGCCGAAGCGCTTGCGCATGAACTCGGTGCGCGCGGCCATACGGTCCACCTCGTCACCGATGAGCGCGCAGCGCGATATGCGGGCGAGTTCCCGGCTGAAGAGACGCATGTCGTTCCCTCCGCGACCTTCGGGTCCAAGCATCCGCTCAAGCTCATGCGATCGGGCCTGACGCTCTTCTCCGGCTACCGCAAGGCGATGGGGCTGATGCGCTCCCTGCGCCCCGGTGCGGTCATCGGCTTCGGCGGCTACCCGACGTTGCCGCCGATGGTGGCGGCCGTGCGCAGCGGTTTGCCGTGCATCGTGCACGAGCAGAACGCGGTGATGGGGCGCGCCAACAAGGCGGTCGCCGGCCGCGTCACGGCCATCGCCGGCGGTTTTCTGCGGCGTTCCGGCCCTTTCGCTTCCAAGATCGTCGAGGTCGGCAACCCGTTGCGCCCGGCCGTTCAGGCGCTGGCCGCCGCGCCTTACGAAGCACCGGCGGATGATGGCTCGATCCGGCTTCTCGTCTTCGGCGGAAGCCAGGGCGCGCGCTTCTTCTCGGACATGATGCCGGAGGCTGTCGCCGCGCTTCCGGCAAACCTGCGCGCGCGGCTTCTCGTCACCCAGCAGGTGCGCGCGGAAGATCAGGCCCGCGTCGAGGAGCGCTATCGCGAGATGGGGGTGACCGCGAATGTTGCACCGTTCTTCTCCGATCTTCCCGCGCGCATGGCCGGGGCGCATCTTGTCGTATCGCGCTCGGGCGCATCGACCGTGCTCGAGCTTTCCGTCATCGGGCGCCCGGCGATTCTCGTGCCGCTGCCGCATGCGCTCGACGACGATCAGGGGCACAACGCCCAGCTTCTCGTCGATGCGCGGGCTGCGCTCATGCGGCGTCAGCCCGGCATCACGCCCGAAAGCCTCGCCGCCGACATTGCCTCCCTCTTCGAGGACCGCGAGACCCTGCCGGCAATGGCGGCCGGTGCGATCGGCGTCGCGCGGCTGAACGCCACCACAGCTCTCGCCGACCTCGCGGAAGCCGTCGCGGCAGGGCGTGCAGCCGAAATCATCAACGAAGGAACTCATTCATGA
- the murC gene encoding UDP-N-acetylmuramate--L-alanine ligase has protein sequence MKMPPNIGPVHFIGIGGIGMSGIAEVLVNLGYTVQGSDAAENANVLRLREKGVSVHIGHAAENLGQAEVVVVSTAIKRANPELAAARERLLPIVRRAEMLAELMRFRQAIAIGGTHGKTTTTSMVATLLDAGGMDPTVVNGGIINAYGTNARMGEGNWMVVEADESDGTFLKLPADVAVVTNIDPEHLDHYGSFDKVRAAFRSFVENVPFYGFAVMCLDHPEVQALVSEIEDRRIITYGENLQADMRFSNVRIDGARSRFDVSYRDRVSGETLHLTDLVLPMPGRHNVSNATAAIAVAHRIGISGEAIRSGLDSFGGVKRRFTHTGNSGGIDVYDDYGHHPVEIRAVLSAARSAAKGRVIAVVQPHRYTRLQSLFAEFAACFNDADTVILAPVYAAGEEPIEFVNSEMLVERLKLGGHRDARLIEGQEELAPLVHRIAEADDMVVCLGAGSITQWAYALPKELDALASRT, from the coding sequence ATGAAGATGCCGCCCAATATCGGACCGGTCCATTTCATCGGGATCGGCGGCATCGGCATGAGCGGTATCGCCGAAGTGCTCGTCAATCTGGGCTACACTGTCCAGGGCTCGGACGCGGCCGAGAACGCCAATGTCCTGCGCCTGCGCGAAAAAGGCGTGAGCGTGCACATCGGGCATGCGGCCGAGAATCTCGGGCAGGCCGAAGTGGTCGTCGTCTCCACGGCGATCAAGCGCGCCAACCCGGAGCTTGCCGCCGCGCGCGAGCGGCTCCTGCCCATCGTGCGCCGCGCCGAAATGCTGGCTGAACTGATGCGCTTTCGTCAGGCCATCGCCATCGGCGGCACGCACGGCAAGACGACCACGACCTCCATGGTCGCGACGCTTCTGGACGCCGGCGGAATGGACCCGACCGTCGTCAACGGCGGCATCATCAACGCCTATGGCACCAACGCACGCATGGGCGAGGGCAACTGGATGGTGGTGGAGGCCGACGAGAGCGACGGCACCTTCCTGAAGCTGCCGGCCGACGTCGCGGTCGTCACCAATATCGATCCGGAACATCTCGATCACTACGGCTCGTTCGACAAGGTGCGCGCCGCCTTCCGCAGCTTCGTGGAGAACGTACCCTTCTACGGCTTCGCGGTGATGTGCCTCGATCATCCCGAAGTGCAGGCCCTGGTTTCCGAGATCGAAGACCGGCGCATCATCACCTATGGCGAGAACCTGCAGGCCGACATGCGCTTCTCGAACGTGCGCATCGATGGAGCGCGCTCGCGCTTCGACGTCAGCTACCGCGACCGCGTGAGCGGCGAGACGCTGCACCTCACCGATCTTGTGCTGCCGATGCCGGGACGCCACAACGTCTCCAACGCGACCGCCGCGATCGCAGTCGCTCACCGCATCGGCATTTCGGGAGAGGCAATCCGGTCCGGCCTCGATTCCTTCGGTGGCGTGAAGCGGCGTTTCACGCACACCGGCAATTCGGGCGGCATCGACGTCTACGACGATTACGGCCATCATCCGGTCGAGATACGCGCCGTCCTGTCGGCAGCGCGCTCGGCGGCCAAGGGACGTGTTATCGCCGTCGTGCAGCCGCACCGCTACACACGCCTCCAGAGCCTGTTCGCTGAATTCGCGGCCTGCTTCAACGACGCAGACACCGTGATCCTCGCGCCGGTCTATGCGGCGGGCGAGGAGCCGATCGAGTTCGTCAATTCCGAGATGCTGGTCGAGCGCCTGAAGCTCGGCGGTCATCGCGACGCGCGGCTGATCGAGGGGCAGGAGGAACTTGCCCCGCTCGTCCATCGCATCGCCGAGGCGGACGATATGGTCGTGTGCCTCGGGGCGGGTTCGATCACGCAATGGGCCTACGCCCTGCCGAAGGAACTGGACGCGCTGGCGTCCCGCACCTGA
- the murB gene encoding UDP-N-acetylmuramate dehydrogenase: MDKRFAQDFAGEHGVALRGKLTPNADMAKVTWFRTGGPADLMFQPADEDDLAAFLRILPAEIPLTVVGIGSNLLVRDGGIEGVVVRLPPKGFGRVEPDGEGRLRIGAAASDKRVAAVALEEGLGGFHFLHGIPGSIGGALRMNAGANGVETVERFVEAVGLDRAGNRHVLSSGDMGFSYRHTALPDDFILVSCVLQGSPAEQAAIRTAMDDVQHHRETAQPVREKTGGSTFRNPPGTSAWKEVDRAGCRGFRIGDAQMSEMHCNFMINAGAASGHDLELLGETVRERVYAASGILLEWEIARIGRFEAGREVVPFKL, from the coding sequence ATGGACAAGCGCTTCGCACAGGATTTCGCGGGGGAGCATGGCGTTGCGCTTCGCGGCAAGCTGACGCCCAACGCGGACATGGCGAAGGTGACCTGGTTTCGCACCGGTGGGCCCGCCGACCTGATGTTCCAGCCGGCCGACGAGGACGATCTCGCCGCCTTCCTGCGCATCCTGCCCGCCGAGATACCGCTGACGGTCGTCGGCATCGGTTCCAATCTCCTCGTCCGCGATGGCGGCATTGAAGGCGTCGTGGTGCGTCTGCCGCCGAAGGGCTTCGGCCGTGTCGAGCCCGACGGCGAGGGGCGTCTGCGCATCGGCGCGGCCGCCTCGGACAAGCGCGTGGCGGCCGTGGCCCTGGAGGAGGGCCTTGGCGGCTTTCACTTCCTGCACGGCATTCCGGGCTCGATCGGCGGCGCGCTGCGCATGAATGCCGGCGCCAACGGTGTCGAGACGGTCGAGCGTTTCGTCGAAGCGGTCGGGCTCGACCGCGCCGGCAACCGCCACGTGCTTTCGTCGGGCGACATGGGGTTCTCCTACCGACATACAGCGCTGCCGGACGACTTCATCCTCGTTTCCTGTGTCCTCCAAGGGTCGCCTGCCGAGCAGGCCGCGATCCGTACAGCCATGGACGACGTGCAGCATCATCGCGAGACGGCCCAGCCTGTGCGCGAAAAGACCGGCGGCTCGACCTTCCGCAACCCGCCGGGCACGTCCGCCTGGAAGGAGGTCGATCGCGCCGGCTGCCGGGGCTTTCGTATCGGCGATGCGCAGATGAGTGAGATGCACTGCAACTTCATGATCAATGCCGGCGCTGCGAGCGGGCACGATCTGGAGCTTCTCGGCGAGACGGTGCGCGAGCGCGTTTACGCGGCCTCCGGCATTCTCCTCGAATGGGAAATAGCCCGTATCGGCCGCTTCGAGGCCGGCCGCGAGGTCGTGCCGTTCAAGCTGTAG
- a CDS encoding ribbon-helix-helix domain-containing protein — MSVKRSLSIRGHQTSISVEDEFWAELKREAEQRDVPLAALVAQIDAARVPGQNLSSAIRVFVLNVALARKPTA, encoded by the coding sequence GTGAGCGTCAAGCGCTCGCTGTCTATCCGCGGACATCAGACCTCGATCAGCGTCGAGGATGAGTTCTGGGCCGAACTCAAACGCGAAGCCGAGCAGCGCGACGTGCCGCTCGCCGCGCTCGTGGCACAGATCGATGCGGCGCGCGTGCCGGGGCAGAACCTTTCCTCCGCCATCCGCGTCTTCGTGCTGAACGTCGCGCTCGCGCGCAAGCCTACAGCTTGA
- a CDS encoding DUF4169 family protein gives MAEIVNLRQARKTRERAAREAQAAENRQRYGLTKPQKAKAGSEREKLLAALDGAKLDRAATAAKDEPER, from the coding sequence ATGGCCGAAATCGTCAACCTGCGCCAGGCCCGCAAGACGCGCGAGCGTGCCGCGCGGGAGGCGCAGGCCGCCGAGAACCGCCAGCGCTACGGGCTGACCAAACCGCAGAAGGCAAAGGCCGGCAGCGAGCGAGAAAAGCTGCTCGCGGCGCTCGACGGCGCGAAGCTCGATCGCGCGGCCACAGCCGCGAAGGACGAGCCGGAACGGTGA
- a CDS encoding SspB family protein, producing MGQDLIRYDILAQDALRGVIRKVLTEVVKTGLPGEHHFFITFLTSAPGVRLSSRLREKYPELMTIVVQHQYWDLSVNDTSFEIGLSFSDIPERLLIPFAAIRGFYDPAVNFELEFDVRDVEAANEGTEEPAPAPTPIAAVPSTRPAPAKGPKAAPAAEKAKDESGETTEEPAAEKSAEVVSLDAFRKKP from the coding sequence ATGGGTCAGGATCTCATCCGTTACGATATTCTGGCGCAGGACGCGCTACGCGGCGTAATCCGCAAGGTGCTGACGGAGGTGGTGAAGACCGGCCTTCCGGGCGAGCACCACTTCTTCATCACCTTCCTGACCTCAGCGCCGGGTGTGCGCCTCTCCTCGCGCCTGCGCGAAAAATATCCCGAGCTGATGACGATCGTCGTCCAGCATCAGTACTGGGACCTTTCCGTCAACGACACCTCGTTCGAGATCGGTCTCTCCTTCTCCGACATCCCGGAGCGCCTGCTGATCCCGTTCGCGGCAATCCGTGGTTTCTACGATCCGGCCGTAAACTTCGAACTGGAGTTCGACGTGCGCGATGTCGAGGCGGCGAACGAAGGCACCGAGGAGCCGGCGCCCGCGCCGACGCCCATCGCCGCCGTGCCGAGCACGCGCCCGGCGCCGGCGAAGGGGCCGAAGGCCGCGCCCGCCGCCGAGAAGGCCAAGGATGAGAGCGGCGAGACCACCGAGGAACCCGCGGCCGAAAAGTCCGCCGAGGTCGTCTCGCTCGACGCTTTCCGCAAGAAGCCCTGA
- a CDS encoding thymidylate synthase — protein sequence MSNRTDEQYLALLRLAMDEGVDRGDRTGTGTRSIFGHQMRFDLSSGFPLLTTKKLHIRSIVHELLWFLKGDTNIAYLKANGVRIWDEWADENGDLGPVYGSQWRSWPDYDGGHVDQISDVVEAIRKNPNSRRLIVSAWNPALVDEMALPPCHCLFQFYVADGKLSCQLYQRSADIFLGVPFNIASYALLTHMVAQACGLKAGDFVHTLGDAHLYHNHFDQARLQLSRTPGPLPHLALNPEIRDLFAFRYEDIAVEGYEAQESIRAPIAV from the coding sequence ATGAGCAACCGCACGGACGAGCAGTATCTTGCGCTCCTTCGCCTTGCGATGGACGAAGGCGTGGATCGTGGCGACCGTACGGGAACTGGTACGCGCTCGATCTTCGGGCACCAGATGCGATTCGACCTTTCCTCCGGCTTCCCGCTTCTGACGACGAAGAAGCTGCACATCCGCTCCATCGTCCACGAACTCCTGTGGTTCCTGAAGGGCGACACCAATATCGCCTACCTCAAGGCCAACGGCGTGCGGATCTGGGACGAGTGGGCCGACGAGAACGGCGATCTCGGCCCGGTCTACGGCTCGCAATGGCGCTCCTGGCCCGACTATGACGGCGGCCATGTCGACCAGATCTCGGACGTCGTCGAGGCGATCCGCAAGAACCCGAACTCGCGGCGGCTGATCGTCTCGGCCTGGAACCCGGCGCTGGTGGACGAAATGGCGCTGCCGCCGTGCCACTGCCTGTTCCAGTTCTACGTGGCGGACGGCAAGCTGTCCTGCCAGCTCTACCAGCGCTCGGCCGACATCTTCCTCGGCGTGCCGTTCAACATCGCATCCTACGCTTTGCTCACGCATATGGTGGCGCAGGCCTGCGGGCTGAAGGCCGGCGACTTCGTGCACACGCTGGGCGACGCCCATCTCTACCATAACCATTTCGACCAGGCCCGGCTGCAGCTCTCGCGCACGCCCGGTCCGCTGCCGCACCTCGCGCTGAACCCGGAAATCCGCGACCTCTTCGCCTTCCGCTACGAGGACATTGCCGTCGAAGGCTACGAGGCGCAGGAGTCGATCCGCGCACCGATCGCCGTCTGA
- a CDS encoding dihydrofolate reductase: MYVLNEETFTVVAVVAAARNGVIGREGEMPWKLPSDLKRYRALTMGRPMIMGRKTLESIGRVLDGRDTIVVTRSGTPPIDGALAAGSMDEAMSIAASCARARGTNEIVIAGGGEIYRAFMAFIDRVEMTRVEIDPQGDTSFPELDSNQWKTTSDVAMSRGDKDSADARFLSFVRTATEKAP, encoded by the coding sequence ATGTACGTCTTGAATGAAGAGACATTCACCGTCGTCGCGGTGGTGGCGGCGGCGCGAAACGGGGTGATCGGGCGCGAGGGCGAGATGCCGTGGAAGCTTCCGAGCGACCTCAAGCGCTATCGCGCGCTCACGATGGGCCGCCCGATGATCATGGGCCGCAAGACCCTCGAATCGATCGGGCGCGTGCTCGATGGGCGTGACACGATCGTCGTCACGCGCAGCGGTACCCCGCCGATCGACGGCGCGCTGGCCGCCGGGAGCATGGACGAGGCTATGAGCATCGCAGCTTCCTGTGCGCGCGCACGCGGGACGAACGAAATCGTGATCGCGGGCGGAGGCGAGATCTATCGGGCCTTCATGGCCTTCATCGATCGCGTCGAGATGACCCGAGTCGAGATCGATCCGCAGGGCGACACGAGCTTTCCCGAGCTCGACTCGAACCAGTGGAAAACGACGTCGGACGTAGCCATGAGCCGAGGCGACAAGGACAGCGCGGACGCCCGCTTCCTGTCCTTCGTTCGAACGGCAACGGAAAAAGCACCGTAA
- the hflK gene encoding FtsH protease activity modulator HflK, producing the protein MPWSNQTGNGGWKGSGGGNGGGPWGQGPQAPRPGGGGNSPDLEDILRRGQDRLRRAMPGGGGGGGAPGAGGIAAFGGLIVVGLAVVWLFNAVRFIEPDQLGVKLTFGQPSEVTLTEGLHLIYWPFQTLETVPAFENQISIGANANSSQQQSGNVSGGTQMLSGDQNLVDVQFSVLYQVTDPQAFLFNVDDPQGMLRQVAESAMREVVGRSRVEALFRADRVGIAQEVEAITQNTIDSYGLGINVNAITIEDTAPPAEVAGAFEEVQRARQDQTRFVSEAQQYQNQRLGEARSEAVQIREEAAAYKNRVVQEAEGESQRFTSILTEYEQAPAVTRRRLYLETMQAVLGDSNMVLVDERAAGGQGVVPYLPLTEVERQGQTRRQNQDQNQPGGGLGGAGAAPSSGTTSSISPGSVTRQSLAQGGN; encoded by the coding sequence ATGCCCTGGAGCAATCAGACGGGGAACGGCGGCTGGAAGGGTAGCGGCGGCGGCAATGGTGGCGGCCCTTGGGGGCAGGGGCCGCAGGCGCCGCGCCCGGGCGGCGGCGGTAACTCGCCCGATCTCGAAGACATCCTGCGCCGCGGACAGGATCGGCTGCGCCGGGCCATGCCCGGGGGCGGCGGTGGTGGCGGCGCGCCCGGCGCCGGCGGCATCGCGGCCTTCGGCGGCCTGATCGTCGTCGGCCTCGCGGTCGTCTGGCTGTTCAACGCCGTGCGCTTCATCGAGCCCGACCAGCTCGGTGTGAAGCTGACCTTCGGCCAGCCGAGCGAAGTGACGCTCACCGAGGGCCTTCATCTGATCTACTGGCCGTTCCAGACGCTCGAGACGGTGCCGGCCTTCGAGAACCAGATCTCGATCGGCGCCAACGCCAATTCCAGCCAGCAGCAGAGCGGCAACGTCTCCGGCGGCACGCAGATGCTTTCCGGCGACCAGAACCTCGTCGACGTCCAGTTTTCCGTCCTCTACCAGGTGACCGACCCGCAGGCCTTCCTGTTCAACGTCGACGATCCGCAGGGTATGCTGCGGCAGGTCGCCGAAAGCGCCATGCGCGAGGTCGTCGGGCGCTCGCGCGTCGAAGCGCTGTTCCGCGCCGACCGTGTCGGCATCGCCCAGGAGGTCGAGGCGATCACGCAGAACACGATCGACAGCTACGGCCTCGGCATCAACGTCAACGCCATCACCATCGAGGACACCGCTCCGCCGGCCGAAGTCGCCGGCGCGTTCGAGGAGGTGCAGCGCGCGCGTCAGGACCAGACGCGTTTCGTTTCCGAAGCCCAGCAGTACCAGAACCAGCGGCTCGGCGAGGCACGCTCCGAAGCGGTCCAGATCCGCGAGGAAGCCGCGGCCTACAAGAACCGCGTCGTGCAGGAGGCCGAGGGTGAATCGCAGCGCTTCACCTCGATCCTGACCGAGTACGAGCAGGCCCCCGCCGTCACGCGTCGTCGTCTCTATCTCGAGACCATGCAGGCGGTTCTCGGGGATTCCAACATGGTTCTCGTTGATGAGCGCGCCGCCGGCGGCCAGGGCGTCGTGCCCTATCTGCCGCTGACGGAAGTCGAGCGGCAGGGCCAGACCCGCCGTCAGAACCAGGACCAGAACCAGCCGGGCGGCGGCCTTGGCGGTGCCGGTGCTGCGCCCAGCAGTGGCACGACCTCTTCGATCTCGCCCGGGTCGGTTACCCGTCAGTCGCTCGCGCAGGGAGGCAACTGA
- the hflC gene encoding SPFH domain-containing protein, giving the protein MSNRAYAFLAIVAAGLFVLYNSMFIVNEREKAIVLRFSEIQRVIDEPGLYFKLPFSFARADNVQKLSDMRQRLDLGPLRVQTAEGLFYDVDAFLVYRIQNAGQFRQNVDGGRLEVAEQRLRSRFDSAIRAVYGRRSFESALSDERVAMMVEVRDQVRPEAENLGLSLDDVRIRRTDLGGDVAGQTFERMRTERTAEAEGLRANGRVAAAEIRAAADREVVETIAGARRDAEILQGEGEAERNSIFAGAFGANPEFFEFYRSMQAYRGAMENAGTTMVLSPDSDFFRYFNANVDLPEGTTFGGGAAAPTTPPAAGAGEDEEIEGDQGAANEASPAELTPGAQAAREAAEAAARAIAAGEEPPSVLGSDAPEGEAEEVPADTAPAQPAPAN; this is encoded by the coding sequence ATGAGCAACCGCGCCTACGCATTCCTCGCCATCGTGGCGGCGGGGCTTTTCGTCCTCTACAACTCGATGTTCATCGTGAACGAGCGGGAGAAGGCGATCGTCCTGCGCTTCAGTGAAATCCAGCGCGTCATCGACGAGCCGGGTCTCTACTTCAAGCTGCCCTTCTCCTTCGCGCGCGCCGATAACGTGCAGAAGCTGTCGGACATGCGCCAGCGGCTCGATCTTGGCCCGCTGCGCGTGCAGACGGCCGAAGGCCTCTTCTACGACGTGGACGCCTTCCTCGTTTACCGCATCCAGAACGCCGGCCAGTTCCGTCAGAACGTCGATGGCGGCCGTCTCGAGGTGGCCGAGCAGCGCCTGCGCAGCCGCTTCGATTCGGCCATCCGCGCCGTCTACGGCCGTCGTTCCTTCGAATCGGCCCTGTCCGACGAGCGCGTTGCGATGATGGTCGAGGTGCGGGACCAGGTTCGGCCCGAAGCCGAGAATCTTGGCCTCTCGCTGGATGATGTGCGCATCCGCCGGACCGATCTGGGCGGCGATGTCGCGGGCCAGACGTTCGAGCGCATGCGCACCGAGCGTACCGCCGAGGCCGAAGGCCTTCGCGCCAACGGGCGCGTGGCGGCCGCCGAGATCCGCGCTGCCGCCGACCGTGAGGTCGTCGAGACGATCGCCGGTGCGCGGCGCGATGCCGAGATCCTCCAGGGTGAGGGCGAGGCCGAGCGCAATTCGATCTTCGCCGGTGCCTTCGGCGCCAACCCGGAGTTCTTCGAATTCTACCGCTCAATGCAGGCCTACCGCGGCGCGATGGAGAACGCGGGCACCACGATGGTGCTGTCGCCTGACAGCGACTTCTTCCGCTACTTCAACGCCAATGTGGATCTGCCGGAGGGCACGACCTTCGGCGGTGGCGCCGCTGCGCCGACCACGCCGCCGGCTGCCGGAGCGGGAGAGGACGAAGAGATCGAAGGCGATCAGGGGGCGGCCAACGAGGCCTCACCGGCCGAGTTGACCCCCGGCGCGCAGGCCGCACGCGAGGCGGCGGAGGCAGCAGCGCGGGCCATCGCCGCCGGCGAGGAGCCGCCGAGCGTTCTCGGTTCGGACGCACCGGAGGGTGAGGCAGAAGAGGTCCCCGCGGACACAGCACCTGCTCAGCCAGCTCCGGCCAACTGA
- a CDS encoding Do family serine endopeptidase, whose product MTTLRTLLAACLAGGVLASPVLAQGVIEPPAEGEAIAPQPPTATTMEPEAQGVPAASAQPRMQGPASVADLAEGLLDAVVNISTSQNVPAAGRGLPPLDAPDGSPLQDFFDELLREDGNASRSVQSLGSGFVIDESGIVVTNNHVIADADEITINFADGRSLEASIVGVDPATDIAVLRVEPDRPLTAVSFGRSDEVRIGDWVMAIGNPFGLGGSVTVGIVSARGRRITDGPYDDFIQTDAAINRGNSGGPLFDMYGRVVGINTAIISPTGGSIGIGFSIPAQLAENVIGQLREFGETRRGWLGIRLQAVTEEIAEGLGLPEARGALVMGVVPNGPSDGGSIEVGDVIVGFDGREVETSRDLPRIVAETPVGSTVTIDLLRKENADAPVEQLSAEITLGRLEGNEEASANEVEGGEPAEDAEQAPARSPTLGMRLTDLTAELRERFSIAEAVNGVVVEEVDPDSSAAEEGIEAGLVIVEIAQESVGSADAVRTRLGELRESGQRNALILISEGNGDLRFVVVPLD is encoded by the coding sequence ATGACGACCCTGCGCACGCTTCTCGCCGCCTGCCTCGCCGGAGGTGTCCTCGCCTCGCCGGTCCTTGCTCAAGGCGTCATCGAGCCGCCGGCCGAAGGCGAGGCGATCGCTCCGCAGCCGCCGACCGCGACCACGATGGAGCCCGAGGCGCAGGGCGTGCCGGCCGCATCGGCGCAGCCGCGCATGCAGGGGCCGGCCTCGGTCGCCGATCTCGCCGAAGGCCTGCTCGACGCTGTGGTCAACATCTCGACATCGCAGAACGTGCCCGCCGCCGGGCGCGGGCTGCCGCCGCTCGACGCGCCGGACGGCTCGCCGCTGCAGGACTTCTTCGACGAGCTTCTGCGCGAAGACGGAAATGCCTCACGCAGCGTCCAGTCGCTCGGCTCGGGCTTCGTTATCGACGAGAGCGGCATCGTCGTCACCAACAATCACGTCATCGCCGATGCGGACGAAATCACCATCAATTTCGCCGATGGGCGAAGCCTGGAAGCGAGCATCGTCGGCGTCGATCCGGCGACCGATATCGCGGTCCTGCGGGTCGAGCCCGACCGTCCGCTCACGGCCGTTTCCTTCGGGCGCTCGGACGAGGTGCGCATCGGCGACTGGGTGATGGCGATCGGCAACCCGTTCGGCCTCGGCGGATCGGTGACGGTCGGCATCGTCTCGGCACGCGGCCGGCGCATCACCGACGGGCCCTACGACGATTTCATCCAGACGGACGCGGCCATCAATCGCGGCAATTCCGGCGGCCCGCTCTTCGACATGTACGGGCGTGTCGTCGGCATCAACACCGCGATCATCTCGCCGACGGGCGGCTCAATCGGCATCGGCTTCTCGATCCCGGCCCAACTCGCCGAAAACGTCATCGGCCAGCTTCGTGAATTCGGCGAGACGCGCCGCGGCTGGCTCGGCATCCGCCTGCAGGCGGTGACGGAGGAGATCGCGGAAGGCCTGGGCCTGCCGGAGGCACGGGGCGCGCTCGTCATGGGCGTGGTGCCGAACGGCCCTTCGGACGGCGGCTCGATCGAGGTCGGCGACGTCATCGTCGGCTTCGACGGGCGGGAGGTCGAGACTTCGCGCGATCTGCCACGCATCGTCGCGGAAACGCCGGTCGGCAGCACGGTGACGATCGATCTCCTGCGCAAGGAGAATGCGGATGCGCCGGTCGAGCAACTCTCGGCCGAGATCACGCTCGGGCGATTGGAAGGCAACGAGGAGGCGTCCGCGAACGAGGTGGAAGGCGGCGAGCCCGCGGAGGACGCCGAGCAGGCGCCCGCGCGCTCGCCCACGCTCGGCATGCGGCTGACCGATCTGACCGCCGAACTGCGCGAGCGCTTCTCCATCGCGGAAGCCGTGAACGGGGTCGTGGTCGAGGAGGTCGATCCGGACTCGAGCGCGGCCGAAGAAGGCATCGAGGCTGGCTTGGTCATCGTCGAGATCGCACAGGAAAGCGTCGGCAGTGCCGATGCCGTTCGCACACGGCTGGGCGAACTGCGCGAGAGCGGCCAGCGCAACGCGCTGATCCTGATCTCCGAGGGCAACGGCGACCTGCGCTTCGTCGTCGTTCCGCTGGACTGA